The genomic segment TATATTATCTATTTATGAGAGTTAAGATTCGATAAGTGTATCATCTAAATACTAAACTAATCTTTTGCAATAGGCACTGATATTTGAAAATTTTCTGATATGTAATTTATGCATTAAGCTTTTTTATAtactttggtttttattttagacTTTCTCCAAGAGAAGGACACTTTGGAAATTATGAAAACAATTGACAAACAATTGACATCTAGTAAAGAACAACGTACGAGTCAACCTGCtgaagaaaaaacattaaaatgtgAAATTTGTGATAAGCAGTTTGacagaaaatataatttaaatctaCACATGAAAAtccatactggggaaaaaccttacaagtgtgacatTTGTTTTAAGCGGTTTTCTCAACTAAGTAATATGAAAAAACATAGGGGAATACACACCGGAGAAGTTCATTTGAAAAGACATATGTTATTACATACTGGGAAAAAACCTTaccaatgtgaaatttgttttaagcaatttagtgaagcaggtaaattgaaaattcatttgatgacacacactggagaaaaaccttacaagtgtgagatTTGTTTTAAGAAGTTTAGACAAGTAGGTCCTTTGAAAACACATATGACAACACACACCGGAGAAAAaacttacaagtgtgaaatctgTTTGAAGCAATTTAGTACAGCAGGGAATTTAAAAGTCCATTTAAgactgcacactggagaaaaaccgtacaagtgtgaaatttgttttaagcaatttgctCAGGCAAGTAATTTGAAACAACATGTTATatttcacactggagaaaaaacccacaagtgtgaaatttgttttaagcaatttgctCATGCAAGTAATTTGAAACAACATGTTATatttcacactggagaaaaaacccacaagtgtgaaatttgttttaaatcgtTTAGTGCAGCACATCATTTAAAATATCATATAAGAACGCACACTGGAAAAAAGTTTACAAGTGTGAAATCTGTTTGAAGCAATTTAGTACAGCAGGGAATTTAAAAGTCCATTTAAgactgcacactggagaaaaaccgtacaagtgtcaaatttgttttaagcaatttactacAGGAAGTAATTTGAAcaaacatttgagagtgcacactggagaaaaactttatacatgtgaaatttgttttaagcacttTTCTCAAAGAAGTAGCTTAAAAACACATTTGAGGGAGCACAAATGAGAAAATCTTATACATGTGAAACTTGTAAGCACTTTTTTCAGACAAGTAGTTTGACACAACATATGAAGAAATTTCACACTGGAGAATAGCCGTAAAAGTgtcaaatttgttttaagcaatttactacAGGAAGTAATTTGAACAAACATTTTAGAGTTCACACTGGGGAAAAGCCGTAcaagtgtgaagtttgttttaagcagtttagcgtAGGAAGcaatttgaaaaggcatttgagagtgcatactgCCTTATAAGTGTGACATTTGTTTTACCCAGTTttcttagtagtagtagtaatagtTTGAAATATCATATGAGATCACACACTGAAGAAAagccgtacaagtgtgaaatttgttttaatcaGTTTAGTAAAACAACTACTTTGAAAACACATTGAGAGTGCACACTAGCAAAAAATCTTACGAGTGTGTAATTTGTTTTAAGCGGTTTATCCAAGGAGGTACTTTGACATATGAGTACAGACAGCTAAAAAACCTTTAGGGTATGAGAAACATTTGTTTTAGGTCCTTTTCTCGAAAATATCTTTTGAATTGACATATAAATGGCACGTTTGTTAAATTTTCTAGtaaaaattcacaaaaatttgtttgaagcaatttagtcaagcaggtaaattgaaaaagcatttgagagtgcacactggccaagaaccttacaagtgtgaaatttgttttaagcggttTACTAAAGCAGGTACTTTGAAACATCATACGAGTACTCACATCTAAAAAACCCTAAGGTTGTGAGACTTATTTTAAGTACTTTTCTCGAAAGTATTTATTTAAATCGAcatataaagtaaaattttaaagcaaaaatgCACTCCTTTATACCTTTATTTACGTTTATTTGGAAACGTTTTCTTCTTATTGTTGTAATACAATGTGTTGTTTGTTCAAAGTTGCAGCCTAAGTTGGAATTCTGATGTCTTAACTTTTATACCAGCATTTGGGAGTTCTTCTGGGTGGTCTGTTGGTGATTGGCCTCACTTTGTAAGTCTTTTATCAATTCTATCTAGGTGATCACTCAATGCCCTTTTTGTCTCTTTCACACAGTTTGTAATACCTGTTTTGCTTTTGATGCtcatatatttcttcttctttctttcatCTATCGAAGGTTAAAAAGTCACATTACTTACACATTTACTCACTGTaagcgtccactgctggacataggtctcccacagctctttccatctgtctttGTCTTGTACGGCTTGTATCCAGTTATTGGTAACACGCTtcatgtcgtcagtccatctagttggtggatAAATATATTTGTGataaattctttaaaatattttaaattaattagctttcatatctttttttttttttgtttgaggaCAGGTCTTTAATATGATACGAGGCGTTCTGACAGATCCAtatgtataaaatatcaagactAAAATTGTCTAATATAACAGAAGATTCAATATCAATGTTCTTAAACTTAATTATCTGTGTTATTTTATTtcaaaccaaaaaataaaaatatgtacctacACCGATTTTTCAAATGTTTGTATCCGATAAATTCTTAGTGAATCGTAGAGTTAAATATTTCTTATAAATCATGATAAACCATATAAAAATGACGATGAGGAAGTTCTTAAAAAAAATTCTGTCTGCTTTAAGTCACTTAATTAAAACACTAATACAGTAAAACATGCGAGATGACACATTTAGTACCGGCTctaacttacaatgggctatatctctcGAACAAAAGCTTATATCGAAAAATGCGtgccgtttctaggatagtaaggggtcACTGTTTGGATACTAATTATTcgaacaaatggattagaaggaGAGGTCCTCCGagtggccaccgaggtcaccagacttaccgccacctgacttttCTATGGGGTTAtctcaagtcagttgtttataaactcAGCCTGCATCACTTGGagaattgcgagaaagaattacgcaagcgTGTCGCGCTATTACTATAagaacatttgccaaagttcgtgaagaatttgaaaataggctgtattattgtttacataTATTTACATTTGGATggaatttttgaagttatacttctatacgcgcgctccacgttggaaatttgtatgggagtgaatctgtgaaatcattacatatgtaatataatgagtaagagagagacagaagatatattttctctctcttcctctctcgagaataaaaatgttccttttgtatatataatttaatattgtatatattatataaagatatatatacatatatatatatatatatatatatatatatatatatatatatataatattatacatataataaaatatttattaatattattatttatgtgatatgttttgtattatttattaaatgttcataattatattattcttttgtatttcaaaataataatctcaataaatcactgtatgatccagaactgccaattttgaaatacatttgtgttatgtcctcggtagtgtagtagtcagtatccccgcctgtcacacgggagaccggggttcgattcccagtcggggaggacttttttgttaatattattacattattgtcatttttaaatacttgtgAATATTGCactttaatttgtattgtattattatatggaattatgttgcactgtattgtgtatttttttatgtatattattgccatttttaaatacttattaatatggcagtttaatttatattgtattattctaggtctaaattttggtattttaaatatcattttaccgttgtctaaaataaaattaaaagacttTTCTAACAACGAAAAACAAACTTGTACTAAATATAAGCAAAAGCCTAGCTTGTATATGGAACTTGCTTTGCTAAAAGACAGTTCAAATTGAGAAAAGCATATCTACAATAATACTCTTAACATTTTATGCCCAAACACAAATGCTGAACAAGATGAAAACacaattgtattattatattaataacaaaataaacaatgaattttactgcagagtatgtgtaaaaaaaatttgcattcaactcctttcatacatatgtatatgaaaataaaaatatatattttcattaaaatattgattcaatccttcattgttagaaagttgttattaattctgtttctctttctgatatgtcttacctatagaattacatatgtgatgattgtgcagattgactctaaaataaatttgtaacggcgaatgcgtttatagaagtgtaacttccaccggcagtcccactggactgccacacccgtttttttatagcctttatttcaatgatgtatcacaagaaGGGGTTTGCaaatttttcgatatcagcttttgtacGTGAGATATAGCCCTTGtaagtttttaaaacttaaatggTAAGAAATATATGAGTTTCAAGTTGCACTACACTCTACTTTGATTATTGTGTGTATAGTTGCTTAAAGATCATCCAATGTAAATTGTTGTatcaatttttattgttattaataagtttatttgtgaaaaatattagaaaacacttattgttgtagttgtaatgaaattattattaaaattaacaaaaaatctgttttttttttattttcattgtcTTAATAAAATGATGCTGGTAATGACAGCGCAACAATATGGAGTGGAAttaccatttaaaaaaaatggaaaaatggtGTAACTACCTATTAAAATTGTAATTAGTTTTTATAgtaatttgtaataaaaatttcaatGTTTACCTATTCCATTTTTACTTTCTAAAAAAACAGTGTGCTTATAAATTAAGGAGAGAATTTGTACTTAAATATTTAGAGGTTGAATATCTATACTCAATTGTTACccacattaaaaaaaacattttttcaaacCTATAAAAACATCCGTCCAGTTCTTGTAATTCcagatttttttatattatctgaTGGTGAGtgcttttaaaaaatcttatatgaaagcttatcagctttcttcagactatttatttgttttggcatagcacaatcacaatacacaacaataattagtttttaaagctactaagctaaatttaatatgtatttataaatacaatttattaatatatattatattataatcaaagtgtgtaagaaatcaaaacataaacaaaattcttactctaaaaaagcggctacacttttgccacacgctgaactatCAATAAAATgtttgtcttaaatagacatatatagttacactgactgctctgtcacaacttccgtcataacctgccaagattgtcattttaatcagttgctttattgaagtcctcgtagacataccgtctcaggacttgcaacttattgcagagtcatatgtcaccatgttaccaatccaacggtaactttaccatctaaattgtaaaacagacattatgtaaactaaatttcaattagcaatttttaaagggtttgtaaccccatatttagtggctacatccatgtattaatttgtaagtattaaccacattttacactaaccttagtcaaaacttaaattatttcaattctttttaattaagtggttaaatacttttagggtactgatgatggaatacttattccgaaaacgttttgccaatttaacatagcccaactgggttttttatatacctttttataaaggattttattcaaaatttttaatatatggtatacagccaaacacaggaacttagtttccttgtggattttaatattggtatccatgtcttgttaattttcagtccttctatccgattaaaattatttgggtgcttatatatttccaccgcttcccgatacaaccgtgggtagtactatGAACTTTTGTttagcatctgcgtttcttcaaatagtattcgatgctctccgcttcccaaagcgtgttcggcaacggcagatttgtcaatatgtcctaaacgacaatggcttttatgttcatttatccttgtgtttgtgtgtcttttcgtggttcccacatataccattccacatgtgcgtggtattcggtatactccggccgttgtaatgggtcgcgtttgtctttcaccgatcttaaacagtccttgattttctttgtaggcttgaaaatggtctttacgTTGGCTTTCTTAAGTATTCCCCAATTCTGtctgttacccccgatatatagggcaagaacgctttgcctttacattctgtttcttcatcctttcttctagagatgttgttcatcgctttatgtatttctcttctggtataaccattagaggtgagcgctttttcaatatgaagaagttcactttggagaagctttggttcacaaattctcttcgccctcttcgccagagttttgatgataccttgtttttggcttggatgttaatttgagttcctgtttaggtttCTGTCCGTgcgtgtaggttttcgatacactttatgtcctaagtaacctTCCTTTCGATATACTAATGCAtctaggaacgctagttgttgatctTTTTCTGTTTCCCtcttaaattgaatatttggatgtagtgtgtttatataaGACAGGAAACCCTTCAGTTTTTCTACTCCATGACCCCAATCACAAAAGTGTCATCGACGTATCTAAATCATACCCTTGGcctgtatgctgagtccattaccctcttctctaaatgctccatgaaaaggttggctacgaccgggcttagtgagCTTACCATTGCCACTCCATCTATCTGTTCATAAAtctggtcttcccatgaaaagtaggATAGCTCTACTTCAGtgatttttcatgtttatttagtATTCAGTATGCTTATTTCCtgtaaatctatattataatgtaagcttcctaaataaacattattagtattaattacaataaatttctattattattgtgttttattacaactttttacCCTTTCCTACCATAAATTTGATATGTCCCGGCGAAATTTAGTACAGTATAACCAGAAGTTTCAGAGACCCCAGACGCACAGAAAGAAATCGAAGAGATATATAGTCATTCTAGTCGCAGCTGCAGAGCTTCTACGCGCAGCGAAAATATCGTGGTGTTGGAGGTTAATAGATATTCACATTCAAAGAAATTCCTCAAAAGTATAATTCTGTATTGATAAGTAAAAAAGTCTTGAGTCAAAAATGTAGATATTGAGTGACGAAGTGTTTTATTAACCTTAAAaaacgataaaaagtaatagaaaatCGACTGCGTTTTAtctctattttgaaattaactctCAAATTCAATCACTTTTTATCCGTTCTTTAACGTACTTACTTACTAAAATACTTTTAGTACGTTAataggtttgttaaaaaaaaccaatcgatatttttgacttaggacctttttaattaattatcagtacagaattgatatatgttatattaaattttacagaaaaaatacaaTTCATACAAAATAGATTCTACTTTAAAAAATGATTACTTCGTTTCTCAGTGTAACTCTAATTTGACTATAAGCTTCTTCATTACTTTTCTTCGTGTATTAAGTAGTTTATCTGTCACTCCGAAATTTCTGTTCTCCGAACATCAAAGGTTCAGACcttagagtagggaattctaCTCGTTGACGAGTAGAATTCCCTACTTAGCACTTAAACCAGTTTAAATCGGGTTAAACTTAAACCATTCAAATCGGATCCACGATCCGATTATATAttatatcattatttattttgattttgtgtttagtccagtaactgtaccaaaaatcaataaacttaaattaacttcacaattttatttatgattaaatattataataacataattttatcatctctttataattactataattcaATTACCcgaattatataaaaaacttaaaattaaaagtctttcctatacaactgcATTCAAATGTTGCGCGAAGAAGCGGttttgactacgtcatgcgcgacgcgaaccgattttggaacattatgttgTGTTCATTGTACGTGATTGtgcaatatattattttttatcatGAGGAAAAAACGACATACATGagcaaataaattatttattgcatatttataaataatataaaataaaattgtaactaaAAACGTACATATATTACACAATTTTTGGTTGGGCCCGGCCCCTTTGACACCTAAGGACGTTCCGCCACTGATCGAATGTGTAATTTCATATGTTGATGTAAACTATATTTTCTGGAGAACTTTTGGAAACAAATTCCACACTTTTAAGGTTTTTCTCCACTGTGCATTCTCAAATGCGTTTTGAAATCACTGGATCGAGAACAccccttaaaacaaatttcacacttataaggcttttctccagtgtgcactctcaaatgtagtTTCAAATGACCTGCTTGGctaaatttcttaaaacaaatttcacactagtaaggcttttctccggtgtgcactctcaaatgttttttcatattgtttgctgtagtaaactgtttaaaacaaatttcacactcgtaaggcttttctccagtgtgtgttttcaAATGCTTCGTCAGCCTTCCTCTTtcgctaaactgcttaaaacaaatttcacactcgtaaggcttttcgccagtgtgcactctcaaatgtagtTTCAAATGACCTGCTTGGctaaatttcttaaaacaaatttcacacttataaggcttttctccaCTGTGTATTCTCAAATGTGCTCTTAAATTACTTTTatcactaaactgcttaaaacaaatttcgcacttataaggcttttctccggtgtgcactctcaaatgttttttcataATGTTTGCTGtagtaaactgtttaaaacaaatttcacactcgtaaGGCTTTTCGCCAGCGTGTGTTTTCAAATGCTTCGTCAGCCTTCCTCTTtcgctaaactgcttaaaacaaatttcacactcgtgAGGCTTtcctccagtgtgcactctcaaatgttttttcatattgttttctgtagtaaactgtttaaaacaaatttcacacccgtaaggcttttctccagtgtgcacttttAAGTGGTTTTTCAATTTGTATGCTTCactaaatttcttaaaacaaatttcacactcgtaaggcttttctccggtgtgcactctcaaatgttttttcatattgtttgctgtagtaaactgtttaaaacaaatttcacactcgtaaggcttttctccagtgtgtgttttcaAATGCTTCGTCAGACTTCCTCTTtcgctaaactgcttaaaacaaatttcacactcgtaaggcttttctccagtgtgtgttttcaAATGCTTCGTCAGACTTCCTCTTtcgctaaactgcttaaaacaaatttcacactcgtaaGGCTTTTCGCCAGTGTGCCCTCTCAAATGTAGTTTCAAATGACCTGCTTGGctaaatttcttaaaacaaatttcacacttataaggcttttctccaCTGTGTATTCTCAAATGTGCTCTTAAATTACTTTTatcactaaactgcttaaaacaaatttcgcacttataaggcttttctccggtgtgcactctcaaatgttttttcatattgttttctgtagtaaactgtttaaaacaaatttcacactcgtaaGGCTTTTCGCCAGCGTGTGTTTTCAAATGCTTCGTCAGCCTTCCTCTTTCGCTAAActccttaaaacaaatttcacattcgtaaggcttttcgccagtgtgcactctcaaatgttttttcatattgttttctgtagtaaactgtttaaaacaaatttcacacccgtaaggcttttctccagtgtgcacttttAAGTGGTTTTTCAATTTGTATGCTTCactaaatttcttaaaacaaatttcacactcgtaaggcttttctccggtgtgcactctcaaatgttttttcatattgtttgctgtagtaaactgtttaaaacaaatttcacactcgtaaggcttttctccagtgtgtgttttcaAATGCTTCGTCAGACTTCCTCTTtcgctaaactgcttaaaacaaatttcacactcgtaaggcttttctccagtgtgtgttttcaAATGCTTCGTCAGACTTCCTCTTtcgctaaactgcttaaaacaaatttcacactcgtaaGGCTTTTCGCCAGTGTGCCCTCTCAAATGTAGTTTCAAATGACCTGCTTGGctaaatttcttaaaacaaatttcacacttataaggcttttctccaCTGTGTATTCTCAAATGTGCTCTTAAATTACTTTTatcactaaactgcttaaaacaaatttcgcacttataaggcttttctccggtgtgcactctcaaatgttttttcatattgttttctgtagtaaactgtttaaaacaaatttcacactcgtaaGGCTTTTCGCCAGCGTGTGTTTTCAAATGCTTCGTCAGCCTTCCTCTTTCGCTAAActccttaaaacaaatttcacattcgtaaggcttttcgccagtgtgcactctcaaatgttttttcatattgttttctgtagtaaactgtttaaaacaaatttcacactcgtaaGGCTTTTCGCCAGTGTGTGTTTTCAAATGCTTCGTCAGACTTCCTCTTtcgctaaactgcttaaaacaaatttcacactcgtaaggcttttcgccagtgtgcactctcaaatgtagtTTCAAATGACCTGCTTGGctaaatttcttaaaacaaatttcacacttataaggcttttctccaCTGTGTATTCTCAAATGTGCTCTTAAATTACTTTTatcactaaactgcttaaaacaaatttcgcacttataaggcttttctccagtgtgcactctcaaatgattTTTCATATCGTTTGCTgttgtaaactgtttaaaacaaattttacactcgtaaggcttttctccagtgtgcactctcaaatgtagtTTCAAATGACCTGCTTGGctaaatttcttaaaacaaatttcacacttataaggctttTCTTTGGTATGTGATCTCATATGGCGTTTTAAATCACTCATTTTAAGAAAcgccttaaaacaaatttcgcactcgtaatgcttttctccagtgtgtgatTTCAAATGCTTCGTTAGACTTCCTCTTTCGCTAaacagcttaaaacaaatttcacacttgtaaggcttttctccagtgtgcactcttaaGTGGTTTTTCAAATGACCTGCTTCGCTAAACTCCTTATAACAAACTTCACACTCATAAGGCTtgtctccagtgtgcactcttatATGTCTTTCCAAATCTGCTTTCATagaaaactgctttaaacaaatttcacacttataaggtctTTCTCCAGTATGCGTTCTCAAATGGATTTTCAAATGACTTTTGTAAGAATACTGTTTAAAGCAAATGTCACATTTATGAAGTAGTTCTCCAGTCCCTATCATATGTTCATTTAAATTATTTCTGTGAGAAAAATATTTAGAACAAATAGGATTTTTTGATGTCGCTTCTTCAGGGTTTTTCGTGATTTCCATTCCGCTCTTTTGGgaaaaacctaaaataaaaatcaaactataAAGATTTATTGATGCATAGTATAAATTACAAAGTGACAAGAATTTTGTAGGAATGACTGGATAGTAATTAATAAAGACTAAAATTAAAATGTCTGATGCTGAATGCTATTTAAAAGATAATACCATTCTTAAGAAATGTTCCAAGCATCAGCAATACAAAATAGATCAGCATACCATTTTACTAGTGATTGTGAagaatttttatttgttataatcgAGGATGTGCGATTACCTCGTTTATCAATTTTCAGTGGCACTGCTCAAATGCAGGCACTTAGAAATGCATTATAAAATCCTGCATAAAACGTATGGAAATGATTTTCTGAAAAAGAGCGAGTTAGGACGACGAAAATcagaccagggcggatctgttttgaggtggataTAAGAGATGACACTTAGATTTTTTGCTGAAATAATTAGGTGATCCGggacataatatttaaaatttattataaatatcaatttttcttctacttttcttGCTTATAACTATAAAACAATTCATTTTGAAGCAAAGTCGTACTGAAATAAAATATCGACAATTGAATTTTCTATAAGGCTCGCTTGCCATTATGCTAATTTCAGTACTAAAAATATTAGCTTAACCACAAAGTTTTCTTTTTATACTATGATATTAGGTAGTTCCTCGAGTCGATTTAGTATGAAAAATGTATGTTTGTGTTTGCAAGtatcttaattttaattagcCTGTAGGCATCCGCTCTACAAATCTTGTATTGAAACCTATCTGTTTATGATTagagtaaacaaaacaaacaggtACATAATGATGATACATTATTATAATAATGATGGTAgcaattaagaaaaaaatcatacacttcttaaaaaaagcGTATATGGAGAAAAAAATGGATCGAGAGAAGAGAGTTGGgcaaagaaatattaaatatgcTGAATGAAGAATTATTAGTAGAGGACCCTGTGgcatataaaaactttttacgaaTGAACTAAATGTGTTTAAAGAATTATTAGGACTAGTTGAGAATAAGATAAAAAACAAGATACGCAATTTAGAGAAAGTATTTCAGCAAGATGCAGGCttgtatattataatatattgtatttatGCAAATGTATAAATTTGATGCCTTCTTTTTTTGTTTGGGTTGGAAACTGGGCCAAAGTTTAGATCATTAATGTATTCAACTcgtatacattttttatttatttatttattgctaatttaatcTATTTCAATAcagtaataagtaaatataatgTATATTCTTGGCTTGTGGCAGGTGTCGTCCATTGACGACTCTCTGGAATTTACCTAGCAGCTAGATCTTCTGGCCAAAGTCTTTTTAGACGTCTGTCAACCAGTGGGGGTTGAATAATTCGTCTATGAGATGGTTTTGGATGATCTGCGCTGCGATACATGTATCCTCTGGAGTGGTCAGCAATCACATCATTAATGAAGGGGATGTTGAGGTCTGCATGAAGGGTTTGGTTTGACACATACCATGGGGCTTTAGCTAACATACGAATAGTTTTTGACTGGAATGTCTGTAGTATTTTGGTGTTGGATGGTTTGCTACAGCCCCACAGCTCAATTCCGTATGTCCACACTGGTTTGAATATTGTTTTATAGATGGTCagtttgttttctaatgaaagtTGCGATCTTTTGTTGATTAGCCAGctcatatttttaacttttaggtCGAGGTGTCGTCGTTTTTCTGCAATATGTGATTTCCAAGTAAGTTTTTCGTCTAGATGAAGGCCCAGGTACTTTACTTCTGTTTTTATTGGTATAGGTGAATTATTTAGGTGTAGTTGTGGACATCTTCGATTTGTGAAATTTACTTGACAAGACTTGTTTGTGTTGACATTTATTTTCCATCATTTAAACCAGTCTTCTAGTTCATTCAGATGATTTTGCAATTCGTTAAATACTAATATTTCGTTGATGTCTAATGCTAGTA from the Diabrotica undecimpunctata isolate CICGRU chromosome 1, icDiaUnde3, whole genome shotgun sequence genome contains:
- the LOC140443810 gene encoding uncharacterized protein isoform X2; translation: MKNKSDEDNSGFSQKSGMEITKNPEEATSKNPICSKYFSHRNNLNEHMIGTGELLHKCDICFKQYSYKSHLKIHLRTHTGERPYKCEICLKQFSMKADLERHIRVHTGDKPYECEVCYKEFSEAGHLKNHLRVHTGEKPYKCEICFKLFSERGSLTKHLKSHTGEKHYECEICFKAFLKMSDLKRHMRSHTKEKPYKCEICFKKFSQAGHLKLHLRVHTGEKPYECKICFKQFTTANDMKNHLRVHTGEKPYKCEICFKQFSDKSNLRAHLRIHSGEKPYKCEICFKKFSQAGHLKLHLRVHTGEKPYECEICFKQFSERGSLTKHLKTHTGEKPYECEICFKQFTTENNMKKHLRVHTGEKPYECEICFKEFSERGRLTKHLKTHAGEKPYECEICFKQFTTENNMKKHLRVHTGEKPYKCEICFKQFSDKSNLRAHLRIHSGEKPYKCEICFKKFSQAGHLKLHLRGHTGEKPYECEICFKQFSERGSLTKHLKTHTGEKPYECEICFKQFSERGSLTKHLKTHTGEKPYECEICFKQFTTANNMKKHLRVHTGEKPYECEICFKKFSEAYKLKNHLKVHTGEKPYGCEICFKQFTTENNMKKHLRVHTGEKPYECEICFKEFSERGRLTKHLKTHAGEKPYECEICFKQFTTENNMKKHLRVHTGEKPYKCEICFKQFSDKSNLRAHLRIHSGEKPYKCEICFKKFSQAGHLKLHLRGHTGEKPYECEICFKQFSERGSLTKHLKTHTGEKPYECEICFKQFSERGSLTKHLKTHTGEKPYECEICFKQFTTANNMKKHLRVHTGEKPYECEICFKKFSEAYKLKNHLKVHTGEKPYGCEICFKQFTTENNMKKHLRVHTGGKPHECEICFKQFSERGRLTKHLKTHAGEKPYECEICFKQFTTANIMKKHLRVHTGEKPYKCEICFKQFSDKSNLRAHLRIHSGEKPYKCEICFKKFSQAGHLKLHLRVHTGEKPYECEICFKQFSERGRLTKHLKTHTGEKPYECEICFKQFTTANNMKKHLRVHTGEKPY